A window from Ignavibacteriota bacterium encodes these proteins:
- a CDS encoding T9SS type A sorting domain-containing protein produces MEIAKVFKKYNANFCVALNLNDFKTPEYKDSIRTLQEMGHEIMDHTPNHRTNYFPTQFPISEYYLEGTNIPIDGIDHIINNKICLEFDKVDTTLASKTGMCDVYQNQLLNGFTTLPEDEIYIYIPELNTLVQKSSVENNKIYFIDVWGDPIFLPTTWHTKYFILSKNNVHISDKAVNVLANETRKLALEFNLEPPKTWIQPGGDFPQLSKEKLSRTLGKEFNFVAGAAVKKGRQIYNEFDPNDYERFEMQWGDFFDDTWTVEKCKNVIADRIAKHYMQIGHAHFYEIDSLDLYFAKIDSILAWATLNNIPIKTYSEWAEILYDQTPDEFANVFPALNVDLDKNISELDIYGVPDGYSPRYWSGQGQWEVDTVVAGIGKYAYSISTNSRICRVENLAGIEKGKNDFRIQTKGATGDSIEVYFSFGEYSSEINEIYKFPADTEDWVEYSLEQSSNGNKELIIPENVNFISVDIKCSNYKSGVVKISGMYLAKSRTTSVENKNEEIPNYYVLNQNYPNPFNPATKISYSIPENSQVAIKIYNILGSEIATLVNAKQNSGNYEIAFNASNLASGVYFYTLSTDKFSQTKKMILLR; encoded by the coding sequence ATGGAAATTGCAAAAGTATTTAAAAAGTATAACGCAAATTTTTGCGTTGCATTAAATTTAAATGATTTTAAAACTCCAGAGTATAAAGATAGTATAAGAACTCTTCAAGAAATGGGACATGAAATTATGGACCATACTCCAAATCATAGAACAAATTATTTTCCAACTCAATTTCCAATTTCTGAATATTACTTAGAAGGAACAAATATTCCAATAGATGGAATTGATCATATTATAAATAATAAAATTTGTCTTGAATTTGACAAAGTCGACACAACATTAGCATCAAAAACCGGTATGTGCGATGTTTACCAAAATCAATTATTAAATGGATTTACAACTTTACCCGAAGACGAAATTTATATTTATATACCGGAATTAAATACTTTAGTTCAGAAAAGTTCAGTAGAAAATAATAAAATTTATTTTATTGATGTTTGGGGTGATCCAATTTTTTTACCGACTACATGGCATACAAAATATTTTATTCTAAGTAAAAATAATGTTCATATTTCTGATAAAGCTGTTAATGTTTTGGCAAATGAAACAAGAAAATTAGCATTGGAATTTAATCTTGAACCGCCTAAAACTTGGATTCAACCAGGCGGAGATTTTCCACAATTATCAAAAGAAAAATTGAGTAGAACATTAGGAAAAGAATTTAATTTTGTTGCCGGTGCAGCTGTAAAAAAGGGTAGGCAGATTTATAACGAATTTGACCCGAATGATTATGAAAGATTTGAAATGCAGTGGGGTGATTTTTTTGATGATACTTGGACAGTTGAAAAATGCAAAAATGTTATTGCCGATAGAATTGCAAAACACTATATGCAAATTGGCCATGCACATTTTTATGAAATTGATTCGCTCGATTTATATTTTGCAAAAATAGACAGCATTCTCGCTTGGGCAACCCTAAACAATATTCCAATAAAAACATATTCGGAATGGGCGGAAATTTTATATGATCAAACACCAGACGAATTTGCCAATGTGTTCCCAGCATTAAATGTTGATTTAGATAAAAATATTTCCGAATTGGATATTTATGGAGTTCCGGATGGTTATTCACCAAGATATTGGTCGGGACAAGGACAGTGGGAAGTTGATACCGTTGTTGCCGGAATAGGAAAATATGCATATTCAATTTCAACAAATTCTAGAATTTGCCGAGTTGAAAATCTTGCCGGAATTGAAAAAGGTAAAAATGATTTTAGAATTCAAACCAAAGGAGCAACTGGAGATTCAATAGAAGTTTATTTTTCCTTTGGCGAATATTCAAGTGAAATTAATGAAATTTATAAATTTCCTGCAGATACAGAAGATTGGGTTGAATATTCTTTAGAGCAATCATCAAATGGAAATAAAGAACTTATAATTCCCGAAAATGTAAATTTCATTTCGGTTGATATTAAATGTTCAAATTACAAATCCGGAGTTGTAAAAATTAGTGGAATGTATTTGGCTAAAAGTAGAACAACTTCAGTTGAAAATAAAAATGAAGAAATTCCAAATTATTATGTACTAAACCAAAATTATCCAAATCCATTTAATCCGGCAACGAAAATATCTTATAGCATTCCCGAAAATTCTCAAGTTGCTATCAAAATCTATAATATTTTAGGAAGTGAAATTGCAACTTTAGTAAATGCCAAACAAAATTCCGGAAATTATGAAATTGCATTTAATGCTTCAAATTTGGCAAGCGGAGTTTATTTTTATACTCTAAGTACTGATAAATTTTCACAAACAAAAAAGATGATATTATTGCGATAG
- a CDS encoding glycosyltransferase family 2 protein produces MKKYILITAAKNEQDYIGETIKSVISQTVKPFLWCIVSDGSTDKTDDIIKEYEKNYSFIKYIRNDKTDDRNFASKVYALKIALNYIAENKIDYRFIGNLDADTVFDTNYYEQIIKEFEKDENLGLAGGIFFENYKGKKIKVVLASNSVRGAVQFFRKDCFDEIGGFVPLKNGGEDIITEVTARMKGWKVRSFDHLHVQNLRLSGTGRWGIAETKFREGMLAHSIGYHPLFQILKSLYRFKERPFIISGILHLFGYLWALISKNKVKVSQEFKTYLRKEQIQRLKETFIP; encoded by the coding sequence ATGAAGAAATACATATTAATTACTGCAGCAAAAAATGAACAAGATTATATCGGTGAAACAATAAAATCCGTTATTTCACAAACAGTAAAACCATTTTTGTGGTGTATAGTTAGTGATGGATCAACAGATAAAACCGATGATATCATAAAAGAATATGAAAAGAATTATAGTTTTATAAAATATATTCGGAACGATAAAACTGATGATAGAAATTTTGCTTCAAAAGTTTATGCATTGAAAATTGCGTTAAATTATATTGCTGAAAATAAAATTGATTATCGGTTTATCGGCAATTTGGATGCTGATACTGTTTTTGATACAAATTATTATGAGCAAATTATTAAAGAATTTGAGAAGGACGAAAATCTCGGTTTAGCTGGTGGAATATTTTTCGAAAATTATAAAGGAAAAAAAATAAAAGTAGTTTTAGCAAGCAACAGTGTACGCGGAGCAGTTCAATTTTTTCGAAAAGACTGCTTTGATGAAATTGGCGGATTTGTTCCCCTTAAGAACGGCGGTGAAGATATTATAACCGAAGTTACCGCAAGAATGAAGGGATGGAAAGTTAGATCATTTGATCACTTACATGTCCAGAATTTAAGACTTTCCGGTACTGGGCGCTGGGGAATTGCTGAAACAAAATTTAGAGAAGGAATGCTGGCACACTCTATTGGTTATCATCCACTTTTTCAAATTCTAAAATCACTTTACAGATTTAAAGAAAGACCTTTCATAATCAGCGGAATATTACATTTATTTGGTTATTTGTGGGCTTTAATTAGTAAAAACAAAGTTAAGGTTAGCCAAGAATTTAAAACATATTTACGTAAAGAGCAGATTCAACGGTTGAAAGAAACTTTCATACCGTAA
- a CDS encoding O-antigen ligase family protein, whose translation MGNDLYIFFAIGIAAILGIGTFLLWLKKFETAVFFFALSPLISAIFFDNLPQEDVVMDEVTIGIGGTLRAATLAFLGIAGLIKFILSIPKNKLKIPIHFILLGIFLLLAFASSFYSLDQKFTIIRAGLLFAVFCFLLGLHVWLQEGNNLHKALNSMFVLVTVIIFATLIGLFIIPSRIWWYKLPRLVGLWEHPNTYGSFSMLAYPILIWKFYSIKSHKKYFILFIILINLGLHILTGSRTTLLASSVGVVVWLLLEKNWVKLFSVGIIIGIFIIALLNFSPESFKRMETSDITDLSSREDIWNSAEIFILENPILGYGFGVEGKIFQDELKVDLEGSFIERSVRQSLHNGYLSMLVGGGIVGLILWIIILLFPSVATFAYSFSPEKAYAYYTFITVFITNFVESALTGYSLPSDIFFWLAWTILGSIWIKNSK comes from the coding sequence TTGGGAAATGATTTATACATATTTTTCGCAATAGGAATTGCAGCAATCTTAGGAATTGGAACATTCTTACTCTGGCTAAAAAAATTTGAAACCGCTGTTTTTTTCTTTGCACTTTCGCCGTTAATATCTGCAATTTTCTTTGATAATTTACCTCAAGAAGATGTTGTAATGGATGAAGTTACTATTGGAATTGGAGGAACACTTCGTGCGGCAACTTTAGCGTTTTTGGGAATTGCCGGTTTAATAAAATTTATTTTAAGTATTCCAAAAAATAAATTAAAAATTCCAATTCACTTTATTCTGCTTGGAATATTTTTATTACTTGCATTTGCATCTTCATTTTATTCTCTTGATCAAAAATTTACAATTATCAGAGCTGGATTATTATTTGCTGTATTTTGTTTTTTACTAGGTTTGCACGTATGGCTTCAAGAAGGAAATAATTTACACAAAGCACTTAACTCAATGTTTGTTTTAGTTACAGTTATTATTTTCGCAACACTAATTGGATTATTTATAATTCCTTCAAGAATTTGGTGGTACAAATTACCAAGGTTAGTCGGCTTGTGGGAACATCCAAATACATATGGTTCTTTCAGCATGCTGGCTTATCCAATATTAATTTGGAAATTTTATTCAATTAAATCCCACAAAAAATATTTTATTCTTTTTATCATTTTAATTAATTTAGGGTTACATATTTTAACTGGATCAAGAACAACATTACTTGCCTCTTCAGTTGGAGTAGTTGTTTGGTTATTATTAGAAAAAAATTGGGTGAAATTATTTTCGGTTGGAATAATAATTGGAATTTTCATAATAGCATTGTTAAATTTTTCACCGGAAAGTTTTAAGAGAATGGAAACTTCAGATATAACCGATTTAAGCTCCCGCGAAGATATTTGGAACAGTGCTGAAATTTTTATATTAGAAAACCCAATTTTGGGTTATGGATTCGGTGTGGAAGGAAAAATTTTCCAAGATGAATTGAAAGTTGATCTAGAAGGTAGTTTTATTGAAAGAAGCGTTAGACAGTCTTTGCATAATGGATATCTATCAATGCTTGTCGGTGGTGGAATTGTTGGATTAATTTTGTGGATAATTATTTTATTATTTCCTTCTGTAGCAACTTTTGCTTATTCATTTTCACCAGAAAAAGCTTACGCATATTATACATTTATAACTGTTTTTATAACAAATTTCGTTGAATCCGCATTAACCGGATATAGTCTACCTAGTGATATATTTTTCTGGCTGGCATGGACAATTTTAGGTTCAATATGGATTAAAAATTCCAAATAA